One Solibacillus isronensis genomic window carries:
- a CDS encoding S-layer homology domain-containing protein: MNQSKKIIAALVAVPASVVVAGTVQAEEVTTSQIFEIKNSFTGISSVIEQTSTKTFKIDNEKDLKNQILIELASFNKGFTITYTGAETASYKIAIEKVMGELLSELNTSKVATNSSSDTVTFDVTEVYGIFNNMRVKATETKKNDVLTSVKLDFSVNYYDTITNGQPTNFNAAKAKYSDIKAKVDEASGEVAKIKVIHDYVVKSTHYVATNHRLASISGLSSHAYALWMYTLLKQVPSMEVRYVYGIVNGEYRSWNIVKIGMKWYHLDATSNDTAEKSDNRIQYRHFLTYSPNERRILNEENFEVTDTTYNYFKTIDNQAQSTTHIYYPNAQTSGEIYQLDLTSLTSTPLAIDRSDATTGTGRIVYYEQTSGDAANIEVVGKYLYFINDSQGKYLYRYELNSNKPELVLKEQLQSIELGTNILSYKTINGDTGFLPLSRIEDLNNEKANKVISEIQKLVDTGNQSTQTFKEAVMATRELYVALTEGQRLLVSNYQKLKEIEEALTSDVKTSAVVDIINKLDEMDESYVKNVDDAQSAYNGLSNKSAVYNYSILLDAVKKVDTARQLKKNLDSKVASVTNDDPFVQIPDFIVFVEDFLKKFDSYLPSIRNGVPRLGDIETYRERAVYLRQETEDFINTIKVIDEDASDFLTTMEVIREQYDDLLTSQKYIIKSADGNIVKEKLALMTSMKGQIEQLNELINSLTISDTITDEYVGKVQLAQALYNGMKLAQKKAISEENTEKLKSLVNRINVISEDASLKALISGITTLDFSEMTSLDNLISQVTSADSVSVVAANLGITEEQAVALLSTEVRAKLIEYRQLKGLAINSAKPLIIEMGTLDDEASTTTIQEVRQRYTDIIATDRRFEKFFIEGLEKLNIQEKRIKEALLATEAQNIIDSIELLSEESSYSEVQVVYQTYQALPEEVKNLVINKEKLLGLWDKVSKDATAFQKAIDDVNNAIEALNSQSTKEDIENVRAAYNELTQEQQDKINNYGKLDLLIEALEALEIELLNKIAAEKVVELIQVLNNESTPNEIKAARDAYTALTEEARRLVPKKVTENLEYFELLMGTQIAQAEKEAKVVMDRINRIDKTKYTEAQIKSIRLAYNSLSDFAKSFVTNLYLLIDGENYIIYQNTVVKQAKLDANAFDVYMNDISRSSTTQEIAKARSLYNNLSAEAKRHVTVLEKLIRLETMWRDPDYIELVYTYYPDYIHDIKPGGVVIEKPTYDPLYIPDDSASTVATSIPKTANWSQYETMTYQNGRYTTQITASQVKNIADRNMRLKAGDIEIVIPTSEIQSSAATVGVSVNVTNNQLHIQFTEGNRTKTFESTVEIHIPVAKLKANTSQVIQRVLSTGTSPASFKVDGSKFIIRTVTGGTFKASNSRVIYTDIPNNDQGRAIRELTKRGIVFNTKSRLVQSYKQVSKLDAAVMIASALDVSSNNKSKYLDIANTQQLKLVQGLLEAGIMSGATSSRFAPNATVTKQEAAIIIANMYRYLNQDLAKAYNELNFSYSDITNLTLEARQSIAILKLFGVVDGKGLFNPEKTLSRGEFAELIYNALIAIDYL, translated from the coding sequence ATGAACCAATCGAAAAAGATTATAGCAGCATTAGTTGCAGTTCCTGCAAGTGTTGTTGTTGCCGGGACAGTGCAGGCTGAGGAAGTGACTACTTCACAAATTTTTGAAATTAAGAATAGCTTTACTGGGATTTCCTCAGTTATAGAACAAACGAGCACAAAGACATTTAAGATAGATAATGAAAAGGATTTAAAAAATCAAATTTTAATTGAATTAGCGAGTTTTAATAAAGGATTTACGATTACATATACAGGTGCAGAAACTGCATCATATAAAATTGCAATTGAAAAAGTGATGGGAGAGTTGTTATCTGAATTAAATACATCAAAAGTTGCAACAAATTCTTCTAGTGACACCGTAACATTTGATGTAACTGAAGTTTATGGGATTTTTAATAATATGCGTGTAAAAGCGACTGAAACGAAAAAAAATGATGTATTAACATCGGTGAAATTAGATTTCTCAGTTAACTACTACGATACAATCACAAATGGTCAACCTACTAACTTCAATGCTGCAAAGGCTAAGTATAGTGATATTAAGGCAAAGGTAGATGAGGCATCAGGTGAAGTTGCAAAAATTAAAGTTATACATGACTATGTAGTGAAAAGTACGCATTATGTAGCTACAAATCACCGCTTAGCTTCTATAAGCGGATTATCATCGCATGCCTATGCGTTATGGATGTACACTTTGCTAAAACAAGTTCCATCAATGGAGGTCCGTTATGTATATGGAATTGTAAATGGAGAATACCGTTCATGGAATATTGTAAAAATCGGTATGAAGTGGTATCACCTTGATGCAACTAGTAACGATACAGCAGAAAAAAGTGACAATCGTATTCAATATCGCCATTTCTTGACGTACTCACCAAATGAGCGTCGTATTTTAAATGAGGAAAACTTTGAAGTTACAGATACAACATACAATTACTTCAAAACGATTGACAATCAAGCGCAATCAACAACGCATATATATTATCCGAATGCACAAACATCAGGTGAAATATATCAATTGGATTTAACTTCACTTACATCAACTCCATTAGCAATTGATCGTAGTGATGCAACGACAGGTACAGGTCGCATTGTTTATTATGAGCAAACGTCTGGCGATGCAGCAAATATTGAGGTTGTAGGGAAATACTTATATTTTATAAATGATAGCCAAGGAAAGTATTTATATCGCTATGAACTTAATTCAAATAAACCTGAATTGGTTTTAAAAGAGCAGTTGCAGTCGATTGAATTAGGGACAAATATTTTAAGTTATAAAACGATTAACGGAGATACCGGATTTTTGCCATTGTCACGTATAGAAGATTTGAATAATGAGAAGGCAAATAAGGTAATTTCCGAAATTCAGAAATTAGTGGATACAGGAAATCAATCTACGCAAACATTTAAAGAAGCGGTAATGGCTACACGAGAATTATATGTGGCACTAACAGAAGGGCAGCGATTACTAGTATCTAATTACCAGAAACTAAAAGAAATCGAAGAAGCTTTGACCAGCGATGTAAAAACATCTGCAGTTGTGGATATTATCAACAAGTTGGATGAAATGGACGAAAGTTATGTAAAAAATGTAGATGATGCACAAAGTGCTTATAACGGACTTAGTAATAAATCAGCCGTTTATAATTATTCTATTTTACTAGATGCAGTGAAAAAAGTAGACACTGCACGTCAATTAAAAAAGAACTTAGATTCAAAAGTAGCGAGTGTGACAAATGATGATCCGTTTGTACAAATTCCGGATTTTATTGTATTTGTTGAAGATTTTCTGAAAAAATTTGATAGTTATTTGCCATCGATTCGCAACGGAGTTCCGAGACTTGGTGATATTGAAACTTATCGTGAACGTGCAGTATATCTTCGTCAAGAAACAGAGGATTTTATTAATACAATAAAAGTTATAGATGAAGATGCATCTGATTTTCTAACAACTATGGAAGTCATAAGAGAACAGTACGATGATCTTCTCACAAGTCAAAAATATATTATTAAAAGTGCGGATGGCAATATAGTTAAAGAAAAGCTGGCTTTAATGACATCGATGAAGGGTCAAATTGAACAATTGAACGAGTTGATAAACAGTCTCACAATATCCGATACTATTACAGATGAGTATGTTGGAAAAGTACAACTGGCGCAAGCACTATACAATGGAATGAAGCTGGCACAGAAAAAAGCTATTTCTGAAGAAAATACTGAAAAGCTGAAAAGTTTAGTGAATCGCATAAATGTTATTTCTGAAGATGCATCATTAAAAGCTTTGATAAGTGGAATTACAACACTGGATTTTTCAGAAATGACTTCTTTAGACAATTTAATAAGTCAGGTGACGTCAGCCGATTCTGTAAGTGTAGTTGCTGCCAATTTAGGTATTACAGAAGAACAAGCGGTTGCATTATTATCAACAGAAGTAAGAGCAAAATTAATTGAATACCGCCAGTTGAAAGGATTAGCTATTAATTCTGCCAAGCCATTAATAATTGAAATGGGTACCCTTGATGACGAAGCTTCGACAACAACTATTCAGGAAGTAAGACAGCGATATACGGATATAATTGCTACTGATCGACGATTTGAAAAGTTCTTTATCGAGGGTTTGGAAAAGTTAAATATTCAGGAAAAGCGTATTAAAGAAGCGTTGCTGGCAACAGAAGCACAAAATATTATTGATAGTATTGAGCTATTATCTGAGGAGTCGTCTTATTCAGAAGTACAGGTCGTTTATCAAACTTATCAGGCATTACCAGAAGAGGTAAAAAATCTTGTAATAAACAAAGAAAAACTATTAGGGTTATGGGATAAAGTATCAAAAGATGCAACAGCTTTTCAAAAAGCAATCGATGATGTAAATAATGCAATTGAAGCATTAAATAGTCAATCGACAAAAGAGGATATTGAAAATGTACGTGCAGCTTATAATGAACTTACACAAGAGCAACAAGACAAAATAAATAATTACGGTAAACTTGATTTACTTATAGAAGCTTTAGAAGCGTTGGAAATAGAACTTTTAAACAAAATTGCAGCTGAAAAGGTAGTGGAATTAATTCAGGTTCTGAACAATGAATCGACGCCAAATGAAATTAAAGCTGCTCGTGATGCTTATACAGCATTGACGGAAGAAGCAAGAAGGCTAGTACCCAAGAAAGTAACGGAAAATCTAGAGTACTTCGAATTATTAATGGGGACACAAATCGCGCAGGCTGAAAAAGAAGCGAAAGTCGTGATGGATCGTATAAATCGCATTGATAAAACAAAATACACTGAAGCTCAGATCAAGAGTATTCGGCTGGCGTACAATTCATTGAGTGATTTTGCGAAGTCGTTTGTAACAAACCTTTATCTTTTAATTGATGGCGAGAATTATATTATTTATCAAAATACTGTTGTGAAGCAGGCAAAGCTTGATGCCAATGCATTTGATGTATACATGAATGATATTAGCCGCAGCTCGACGACACAGGAAATAGCGAAAGCTCGTTCACTTTACAACAATTTATCTGCGGAAGCGAAAAGGCATGTAACAGTGTTGGAAAAGCTTATCCGTCTTGAAACTATGTGGAGAGATCCGGATTATATTGAACTTGTTTATACGTATTACCCAGATTATATTCATGATATAAAGCCAGGCGGAGTAGTGATTGAGAAGCCGACATACGACCCGCTTTACATTCCGGATGATTCCGCAAGTACAGTGGCGACATCGATTCCAAAAACGGCAAACTGGTCACAATATGAAACAATGACTTACCAAAATGGCCGCTATACAACACAGATTACCGCTTCTCAAGTGAAAAACATCGCAGACCGCAATATGCGCTTAAAAGCGGGGGATATTGAGATTGTTATTCCTACATCTGAAATCCAGTCTTCTGCAGCTACTGTTGGTGTGTCTGTAAATGTGACGAATAATCAGTTGCACATCCAATTTACAGAAGGAAATCGTACAAAAACATTTGAAAGTACAGTAGAAATTCATATTCCGGTAGCTAAATTAAAAGCGAATACTTCGCAAGTTATTCAACGTGTTCTGTCAACCGGTACATCACCGGCATCATTTAAAGTGGATGGCTCAAAATTCATTATCCGTACAGTGACAGGTGGTACTTTTAAAGCATCGAACAGCCGGGTTATTTATACGGATATTCCGAATAATGACCAAGGACGTGCGATTCGAGAGCTGACAAAGCGCGGCATAGTATTTAATACGAAAAGCCGACTAGTTCAAAGCTATAAACAAGTAAGCAAACTTGATGCAGCAGTGATGATTGCGTCTGCACTTGATGTATCAAGTAACAACAAATCGAAATATTTGGATATAGCAAATACGCAGCAGTTAAAACTAGTTCAAGGTTTATTGGAAGCTGGGATTATGAGCGGGGCTACATCGAGCCGTTTCGCACCTAATGCCACAGTGACAAAGCAAGAAGCAGCTATCATTATTGCCAACATGTACCGATATTTAAATCAGGATTTGGCGAAGGCGTACAATGAATTAAACTTCAGCTATTCGGATATAACAAACCTGACATTGGAAGCACGTCAAAGCATTGCGATTTTAAAGCTGTTTGGGGTTGTTGATGGCAAAGGTTTGTTTAACCCTGAGAAAACATTATCGCGAGGCGAGTTTGCCGAACTAATCTACAATGCATTAATAGCAATCGATTACTTATAA